One segment of Capnocytophaga sp. oral taxon 878 DNA contains the following:
- a CDS encoding YraN family protein has product MAVHNDFGKEGEEDAVNFLLGEGHTILERNFRFGHAEIDVITLKDEVVHIVEVKTRTSSAYGEPESFVNKQKVELLVKAANFYVEKMDLDREVQFDIVSIVKNNVEFTINYIEDAFYPF; this is encoded by the coding sequence ATGGCTGTACATAACGATTTTGGAAAAGAGGGTGAGGAAGATGCTGTGAATTTTCTTTTGGGGGAAGGTCATACTATCTTGGAGCGCAATTTTAGGTTTGGACATGCTGAAATTGATGTAATTACGCTGAAAGATGAGGTGGTGCATATAGTGGAGGTTAAGACTCGTACGAGTAGTGCCTATGGAGAACCTGAATCGTTTGTGAATAAGCAGAAGGTGGAACTTTTGGTGAAGGCTGCTAACTTTTATGTTGAGAAGATGGATTTGGATAGGGAGGTGCAGTTTGATATTGTTTCGATTGTGAAAAACAATGTGGAGTTCACGATAAACTATATTGAAGATGCTTTTTATCCGTTTTAA
- a CDS encoding aspartate kinase: MKTIAAAVEHYIKSKPFLQTALSEGIINLTSLARIIRKDLIEANVLSNEQREDREVRNGAIVMALKRLSADMEFRSTHKIVKILKNIGEITVRGDLTDYTFLVSETLMNCQAELLQKLQNSKDVFYATTRGVNETNLIISSHKEPLVESIFKKERNLYKFDKLGAISVKLPEENVSVPGIYYFIFQRLAWEGVTLNEVISTTNEFTIVMPETQVNIAFKVIKDLKIL; the protein is encoded by the coding sequence ATGAAGACTATAGCAGCCGCCGTGGAGCATTATATTAAGAGCAAACCCTTTTTGCAGACAGCTCTTTCTGAAGGGATTATTAACTTAACTTCGCTAGCGCGTATTATCCGGAAGGATTTGATAGAAGCTAATGTTTTGAGTAATGAACAGCGCGAGGATAGGGAGGTGCGTAATGGGGCTATTGTAATGGCTCTGAAACGATTGTCGGCAGATATGGAATTTAGGTCAACACATAAGATTGTTAAGATACTGAAGAATATAGGGGAGATTACTGTTCGGGGAGACCTTACGGATTATACTTTTTTAGTATCGGAAACGCTGATGAATTGCCAAGCGGAGTTACTGCAGAAGTTACAGAATAGCAAAGATGTATTTTATGCTACTACACGTGGAGTTAATGAGACAAATTTGATTATTAGCAGCCATAAGGAGCCTTTGGTAGAGAGTATTTTTAAGAAGGAACGTAATTTGTACAAATTTGATAAATTGGGAGCGATAAGTGTAAAGCTACCTGAAGAAAACGTATCGGTTCCTGGTATTTATTATTTTATATTTCAGCGTTTGGCGTGGGAGGGAGTTACACTGAATGAAGTGATTTCGACTACAAATGAATTTACAATAGTGATGCCTGAGACACAGGTGAATATAGCATTCAAAGTTATTAAGGATTTAAAAATATTATAA
- the gltX gene encoding glutamate--tRNA ligase produces the protein MVRVRFAPSPTGALHIGGVRTALFNYLFAKKHKGEFLLRIEDTDQNRYVEGAEQYIINSLNWLGLTYDEGVGIEGGKHAPYRQSERKPLYRQYADELIGNGWAYYAFDSAEALDAARAEAEAKGETFIYNWATRDGLQNSLSLSEEEVKARLTRGDEYVIRFKMPHTEVLKMNDMIRGEVTIDTSTLDDKVLFKSDGMPTYHLANIVDDHLMEITHVIRGEEWLPSMALHLLLYRAFGWQAPAFAHLPLILKPVGNGKLSKRDGIKLGFPVFPMDWTENGETLKGFSGEGYFPEALINFLALLGWNPGTDEEIFSMEQLIELFDLEKVHKAGARFDPEKIKWFNHQYLQMKPNTVLAEPFRKELIERGVNVPAATVEKVVGLMKERATFVSDFWELSKFFFEAPAQYDEKAIKKQWKEQTPTIVKEIADVIANTTDFTAATLEEAVKRYMEAKSLGFGQVMPPLRLALVGELKGPHVFDIIEVIGKEETLQRLNTLLSSKI, from the coding sequence ATGGTAAGAGTTAGATTTGCCCCAAGTCCGACAGGGGCACTACACATAGGAGGTGTACGTACTGCGTTATTTAATTATTTATTTGCTAAGAAACACAAAGGAGAGTTTTTGCTTAGAATAGAGGATACTGACCAAAACAGGTATGTGGAAGGTGCTGAGCAGTATATTATTAACTCATTAAACTGGTTGGGACTTACTTATGATGAAGGAGTAGGTATAGAAGGAGGCAAACACGCCCCTTACCGCCAGAGTGAACGCAAGCCTTTGTATCGCCAATATGCTGATGAGCTTATTGGTAATGGCTGGGCGTATTATGCTTTTGATAGTGCTGAAGCTCTTGATGCAGCACGTGCTGAGGCAGAGGCTAAAGGAGAGACTTTTATATATAATTGGGCTACACGTGATGGATTGCAGAATTCATTATCACTTTCGGAAGAGGAAGTGAAAGCACGACTAACACGTGGTGATGAGTATGTAATTAGATTTAAAATGCCTCATACTGAAGTGCTTAAAATGAATGATATGATTAGAGGTGAGGTTACTATTGATACTAGTACCCTTGATGATAAGGTATTATTCAAAAGTGATGGAATGCCTACTTATCACTTGGCTAATATAGTAGATGACCACCTTATGGAAATCACACACGTGATACGAGGTGAAGAATGGTTACCCTCAATGGCATTACACTTATTACTATATCGTGCTTTTGGTTGGCAAGCGCCTGCTTTTGCACATTTGCCGCTGATACTAAAACCTGTGGGCAATGGCAAACTGAGCAAGAGAGACGGTATTAAGTTAGGTTTCCCTGTATTTCCTATGGATTGGACAGAGAATGGTGAGACTTTAAAAGGCTTTAGTGGTGAGGGGTATTTTCCTGAAGCCCTTATTAACTTTTTAGCTTTGCTAGGATGGAACCCAGGTACTGATGAGGAAATTTTCAGTATGGAGCAACTTATCGAGTTATTTGACCTAGAAAAGGTACATAAGGCAGGAGCTAGGTTTGACCCTGAAAAGATAAAGTGGTTTAACCATCAGTATTTGCAGATGAAGCCTAATACTGTATTGGCAGAGCCTTTCAGGAAAGAGCTTATAGAGAGAGGTGTTAATGTGCCAGCAGCAACTGTAGAGAAAGTAGTAGGACTAATGAAAGAAAGAGCTACTTTTGTGAGTGATTTTTGGGAGTTAAGTAAGTTCTTTTTTGAAGCGCCTGCCCAATACGATGAGAAAGCTATTAAGAAACAATGGAAGGAACAAACACCTACTATTGTGAAAGAGATAGCTGATGTAATTGCTAATACTACTGATTTTACTGCTGCAACATTGGAAGAGGCTGTAAAGAGATATATGGAAGCTAAATCGTTGGGATTTGGACAGGTAATGCCTCCTTTGCGATTGGCCTTAGTAGGAGAGCTAAAAGGTCCGCATGTATTTGACATTATTGAGGTGATAGGAAAAGAAGAAACTCTACAAAGATTAAACACGCTTCTTTCTTCCAAAATATAA
- a CDS encoding serine O-acetyltransferase has translation MDCAKLLIEELYQESKEVKHHIGKKRITSFVEELFQFFFLIDKRTCLSKANIEAQYEELRYDFTNIVADFLSEEKKKQEVGSYYDCILPAIYNKLKQDAQYIIDSDPAAASLREVQSTYPGFFAIMVYRIAHELWERGIPLLPRILTEYAHSKTGIDIHPGARIGVPFMIDHGTGIVIGETTVIGDYVKLYQGVTLGALSVSVDKAHTKRHPTIEDNVVIYSGATILGGETVIGHDSIIGGNVWLTNSIEPFTKVFHKSQIIVKDNMMYEEPINFVI, from the coding sequence ATGGATTGTGCAAAATTATTGATAGAGGAACTTTATCAAGAGAGTAAAGAGGTAAAGCATCATATTGGTAAAAAGCGAATTACAAGCTTTGTAGAAGAGCTTTTTCAGTTCTTTTTTTTGATAGACAAACGAACTTGCTTATCAAAAGCTAATATAGAAGCCCAATATGAGGAATTGCGATATGATTTCACTAATATAGTAGCTGATTTTTTATCGGAAGAGAAAAAGAAACAAGAAGTAGGTAGTTATTACGATTGCATTTTGCCAGCTATCTACAATAAATTAAAGCAAGATGCACAGTATATTATTGATAGCGACCCTGCTGCGGCTTCATTACGTGAGGTGCAAAGTACTTACCCTGGTTTTTTTGCTATAATGGTATACCGCATTGCTCACGAGCTATGGGAACGAGGTATCCCCCTCCTACCCCGTATACTGACTGAATATGCCCATAGTAAAACTGGAATTGATATACACCCAGGGGCAAGGATTGGTGTACCGTTTATGATTGACCACGGCACTGGAATAGTAATAGGTGAAACTACTGTGATAGGTGACTATGTGAAATTATATCAGGGGGTTACGCTGGGAGCTTTATCAGTTTCGGTAGATAAAGCGCATACTAAGCGACACCCTACTATTGAGGATAATGTGGTTATATACTCGGGGGCTACTATACTGGGTGGTGAAACTGTGATAGGACACGATAGTATTATTGGAGGAAATGTGTGGCTTACTAATAGTATTGAGCCTTTTACAAAGGTTTTTCATAAAAGCCAGATAATAGTGAAAGATAATATGATGTATGAAGAGCCTATCAATTTTGTGATTTAG
- the cysK gene encoding cysteine synthase A, whose amino-acid sequence MSYKNVLEVIGNTPEVKINRLFGKDANVFIKLERLNPGGSIKDRIALAMIEDAENKGILNKDTVIVEPTSGNTGVGLALVAAVKGYKLIVVMPESMSIERRKLVAAYGAEVVLTPKEKGTGGAIAKALEIAEGKANYWVPQQFENPANPAVHERTTALEILKSFPEGFDYFVTGVGTGGHISGISKILKQHFPNLKTIAVEPELSPVLSGGKAGPHPLQGIGAGFVPTNYNVKLIDEILLISKDEAFDYARRLAREEGILGGISTGASLAAVAKVLGRDPKARILTVNYDTGERYWSVEDLY is encoded by the coding sequence ATGTCGTACAAAAATGTTCTAGAAGTAATCGGGAATACGCCCGAGGTGAAAATTAACAGATTGTTTGGCAAAGATGCCAACGTATTTATCAAACTGGAGCGCTTGAATCCGGGTGGTAGTATTAAAGACCGTATTGCACTTGCAATGATTGAGGATGCTGAAAATAAAGGTATCTTAAACAAAGACACGGTGATAGTGGAGCCTACCTCGGGCAATACAGGAGTGGGATTGGCATTGGTGGCGGCTGTGAAAGGCTATAAGCTAATTGTAGTTATGCCAGAATCGATGAGTATTGAGCGCAGGAAACTGGTAGCTGCTTATGGGGCAGAAGTAGTGCTTACGCCTAAAGAAAAAGGTACTGGTGGTGCTATAGCTAAAGCGCTTGAAATTGCTGAAGGTAAGGCTAATTACTGGGTGCCACAGCAGTTTGAGAACCCTGCTAACCCTGCTGTACACGAACGCACTACTGCTTTGGAGATTTTAAAATCGTTCCCTGAAGGGTTTGACTATTTTGTAACAGGAGTAGGTACTGGAGGACACATATCTGGAATTTCAAAAATATTGAAACAACATTTTCCTAACCTTAAAACAATAGCTGTAGAACCAGAGCTATCGCCAGTACTTAGTGGAGGTAAAGCAGGTCCGCACCCTTTGCAAGGGATAGGGGCTGGTTTTGTGCCTACGAACTACAATGTTAAGCTAATTGATGAGATACTTTTAATAAGCAAAGATGAAGCTTTTGATTATGCTCGTAGATTGGCCAGAGAGGAGGGTATTTTAGGAGGAATTTCGACAGGGGCATCGTTGGCTGCTGTAGCTAAGGTGTTGGGGAGAGACCCTAAAGCCCGTATTTTGACTGTGAATTACGACACAGGAGAGAGATACTGGTCGGTAGAAGATCTTTATTAA
- the lon gene encoding endopeptidase La, with the protein MTIGNFDSLMAEHIDDNTDFIPLLTDEDEQEIAREETPQVLPILPLKNTVLFPGVIVPISAGRDASIRLINDAYETTRTIGVVAQLNEDTEVPEGKDVYRLGTVATILRVLKMPDGSVTVIIQGKKRFLIEGIVEEKPYLRAAIREVSDVKPEPNDKVFEATIEEVKDLAIKIIQANPNIPSEAAFAIKNIESTSFLINFIASNMNATVLEKQAVLEIDELKERATSILKYLNIDLQRLTLRNEVQSKTRIDIDKQQREYFLHQQMRTIQEELGGVSYEQEIEQLKERAKKKKWDKKIKELFEKELNKLQRTNPNSPDYGIQRNYLDVLLELPWNEYSKDNFDLKRAQKILDKEHYGLEEVKRRIIEYLAVLKLRNDMKSPILCFYGPPGVGKTSLGRSIAKALNREYVRMSLGGLHDEAEIRGHRKTYIGAMPGRILQQLKKVKTSNPVFVLDEIDKLGNNSYQGDPSAAMLEVLDPEQNKEFYDNFLEMGYDLSKVMFIATANDLSTIQPALLDRMEIINVSGYTIEEKTEIAKRHLIPKQLKEHGMKSADIQLGKKEIERVVEGYTRESGVRSLEKQIAKIVRYGAKNLATEEEYDPKLNIETIEKILGPARLERDKYENNEVAGVVTGLAWTSVGGDILFIESALSKGKGTLNITGNLGQVMKESATIAWEYLKANAERYNLNNKLFDNYDVHIHVPEGATPKDGPSAGIAMLTSLMSIFTQKRVKKHLAMTGEITLRGKVLPVGGLKEKILAGKRAGIKEYILCKDNEKDILEIKQDYLKGLTFHYVTDMEEVIRLAITNEDAKYKKVLSFE; encoded by the coding sequence ATGACAATAGGAAATTTTGACAGCCTTATGGCTGAACATATAGACGATAATACTGATTTTATTCCGCTACTTACTGATGAAGATGAGCAGGAGATAGCTCGTGAGGAAACGCCACAAGTGTTGCCTATTTTACCTTTGAAAAATACGGTTCTTTTTCCTGGGGTGATTGTTCCTATTTCGGCAGGAAGAGATGCTTCTATCCGTTTAATTAATGATGCGTATGAAACAACTCGTACTATTGGAGTTGTAGCACAGCTGAATGAGGATACTGAAGTGCCTGAAGGGAAAGATGTGTATAGGCTGGGTACTGTGGCTACGATATTGAGAGTGCTGAAAATGCCTGATGGTAGTGTAACTGTTATTATTCAGGGTAAAAAGCGTTTTCTTATAGAGGGTATTGTTGAAGAAAAGCCTTACTTGAGAGCGGCTATCAGAGAGGTATCGGATGTGAAGCCAGAGCCTAATGATAAGGTTTTTGAGGCTACTATTGAAGAGGTAAAAGACTTGGCTATCAAGATTATACAAGCTAATCCTAATATACCATCGGAAGCAGCTTTTGCTATTAAGAATATAGAAAGCACTTCGTTCCTTATCAATTTCATTGCATCAAATATGAATGCTACTGTGCTTGAGAAGCAAGCTGTATTGGAGATTGATGAACTGAAAGAAAGAGCTACTTCTATCTTGAAATATCTGAATATAGACTTGCAAAGGCTTACTTTACGCAATGAAGTTCAGTCTAAAACTCGTATTGATATTGATAAACAGCAACGAGAATACTTTTTGCATCAGCAGATGCGTACTATTCAAGAAGAATTGGGAGGAGTATCATACGAGCAAGAAATAGAGCAGCTTAAGGAGCGAGCTAAGAAGAAAAAATGGGATAAGAAAATAAAGGAACTCTTTGAAAAAGAACTAAATAAACTGCAACGTACGAATCCTAATAGTCCTGATTATGGTATCCAACGGAATTACTTAGATGTGCTATTGGAGCTGCCTTGGAATGAATATTCTAAAGATAATTTTGACCTGAAAAGGGCTCAAAAGATTTTAGATAAGGAGCATTATGGGTTGGAAGAGGTAAAACGTCGTATTATTGAGTATTTGGCGGTATTGAAATTGCGCAATGATATGAAATCGCCTATATTGTGTTTTTATGGTCCTCCAGGGGTTGGTAAGACATCTTTGGGGCGTTCGATAGCTAAAGCGTTAAATAGAGAATACGTACGAATGTCGCTTGGAGGATTACACGATGAGGCGGAGATACGAGGACACCGAAAGACCTATATAGGTGCAATGCCTGGACGTATATTGCAACAGCTGAAGAAAGTAAAGACTTCTAACCCTGTATTTGTGCTAGATGAAATAGATAAATTAGGTAATAACAGTTACCAAGGAGACCCTTCGGCAGCTATGCTTGAGGTGCTTGACCCAGAACAGAATAAAGAGTTTTATGACAACTTTTTAGAGATGGGATATGACCTATCAAAAGTGATGTTTATTGCTACAGCTAATGACCTATCGACTATACAGCCAGCTTTGCTTGACCGTATGGAGATTATTAATGTTTCGGGCTATACTATTGAAGAAAAAACAGAAATAGCCAAACGCCATTTGATACCTAAACAGCTGAAAGAGCATGGAATGAAATCAGCAGATATTCAACTTGGTAAGAAGGAGATAGAGCGTGTAGTAGAGGGATATACACGTGAGTCGGGAGTGCGTTCATTGGAAAAGCAAATAGCAAAAATAGTGCGTTACGGGGCTAAAAACTTAGCTACTGAAGAAGAGTATGACCCTAAACTAAACATAGAGACTATAGAGAAAATATTAGGTCCTGCCCGCTTAGAACGAGATAAATATGAAAATAATGAAGTAGCAGGTGTAGTTACGGGTTTGGCTTGGACAAGTGTAGGAGGTGATATACTTTTTATAGAGTCGGCTTTATCTAAAGGAAAAGGAACACTAAATATTACAGGTAATTTGGGGCAGGTTATGAAAGAATCGGCTACCATAGCATGGGAATACTTAAAAGCTAATGCTGAGCGCTACAATCTTAATAATAAGCTATTTGACAACTACGATGTGCATATACATGTGCCTGAAGGGGCTACCCCTAAAGATGGACCTAGTGCAGGAATAGCTATGCTCACCTCATTAATGTCGATATTCACTCAAAAGCGTGTAAAAAAACACTTGGCTATGACAGGGGAAATTACCTTACGTGGCAAAGTATTACCTGTAGGAGGGCTTAAAGAAAAAATATTGGCAGGAAAACGAGCTGGTATTAAAGAATATATATTGTGTAAGGATAATGAAAAGGATATTTTGGAAATTAAGCAAGATTATCTTAAAGGATTAACCTTTCACTATGTGACTGATATGGAGGAAGTAATACGCTTAGCTATTACAAATGAAGACGCTAAATACAAAAAAGTTTTATCTTTTGAGTAA
- the folE gene encoding GTP cyclohydrolase I FolE, with product MNKNQEDDILGENHIATSAITPLRADAFIMSDAEKIADIEQHVRAILHTLGMDLTDDSLKGTPKRVAKMFVKEIFGGLSPERKPSMSTFNNSYRYGEMLVEKNIVVYSTCEHHLLPIVGRAHVGYISNGKVLGLSKMNRIVEYYAKRPQVQERLTMQIVQEMQRALGTEDVACIIDAKHLCVNSRGIEDIDSSTVTAEFGGKFKDPEVRKEFLEYIKLETRFH from the coding sequence ATGAATAAAAATCAAGAAGACGATATATTAGGTGAAAACCATATTGCTACTTCGGCAATAACACCTCTAAGAGCAGATGCTTTTATAATGAGTGATGCTGAAAAAATAGCTGATATTGAACAACATGTACGTGCTATACTCCACACTTTGGGTATGGATTTAACTGATGACAGCCTAAAAGGAACTCCTAAACGTGTAGCAAAAATGTTTGTAAAAGAGATTTTTGGAGGTTTATCACCTGAACGTAAACCTTCAATGTCTACCTTTAATAATTCATACCGTTATGGTGAAATGCTGGTAGAAAAAAATATAGTGGTATACTCTACCTGCGAGCATCACTTGCTACCCATTGTAGGACGTGCTCATGTGGGATATATATCTAATGGTAAGGTATTAGGTTTATCAAAAATGAACCGTATTGTAGAATATTATGCTAAACGCCCTCAAGTACAAGAGCGCTTAACTATGCAAATAGTACAAGAGATGCAACGTGCTCTTGGCACTGAAGATGTAGCTTGTATTATTGATGCAAAACACCTATGTGTAAACTCACGCGGCATTGAGGATATTGACAGTAGTACTGTTACTGCTGAATTTGGCGGAAAATTTAAAGATCCTGAAGTAAGAAAGGAGTTTTTGGAATATATCAAGTTAGAAACAAGGTTTCATTAA
- a CDS encoding M3 family metallopeptidase, producing MKLPILSAVLLIAISCNTSKDNEMIDNSEQNPLLEVSKLPYGAPDFSKIKDEHYRPALLKDMALQNERINAIVENSEDPTFENTIVALEKSGVELERTSAVYHALTEAHTNDTLKLLQKELSPKFSEHIDGIHLNEKLFERIKKLYNKRESLHLDPESLKLLENYYDDFIIAGANLSAADKEILKRYNSELASLETNFNQTLLEGTLAAAPTINGEKVAIVNTTQQPMLSNLADRNARKQLFEAAWYRTEGSDYNTNDILTRIALLRAKKSELLGFKNYAEWSLQRTMVKNPTAIYQFFKDLVPASVEKAKAEAKEIQAQIAKTGGSFVLEPYDWNFYAEQVRKAKYDLDENKIKPYFELKTVLEKGVFYAATKLYGITFKERNDIPVYHPDVLVYELFEEDGSPLGLFYGDFYARESKRGGAWMSNFVNQSKLLGTKPVIYNVCNYVKTAQGKPTFLTYDEVTTLFHEFGHALHGFFANQQYASLSGTAVARDFVELPSQFNEYWALYPDILKNYAIHYETKQLIPQTLIDKIKKASTFNEGYAFTEVLAAANLDLQWHTIPSDTLITNVSDFEKTALQKTGLWMKEVPPRYRSSYFVHIFGGGYGAGYYSYQWTEMLCHDAYQWFEENGGLTRANGQRFRELILSKGNTMDYEQMYLNFRGKAPSIESLLKARGLKYE from the coding sequence ATGAAATTACCGATATTATCAGCTGTATTGCTTATAGCAATTAGCTGTAACACTTCAAAAGATAATGAAATGATAGATAATAGTGAACAAAACCCTTTGTTAGAAGTAAGTAAATTACCTTATGGTGCTCCTGATTTTTCAAAGATTAAGGATGAACATTATCGTCCTGCTTTGTTGAAAGATATGGCATTACAAAATGAGCGTATTAATGCAATAGTAGAAAATTCAGAAGATCCTACTTTTGAGAATACAATAGTAGCTTTAGAGAAGAGTGGGGTAGAGTTGGAACGTACTTCAGCAGTATATCATGCTCTTACTGAAGCTCATACAAATGATACCTTAAAACTACTACAAAAAGAGCTTTCACCTAAGTTTTCAGAACATATCGATGGTATTCACCTTAATGAAAAGCTGTTTGAACGTATTAAGAAATTATATAATAAGCGTGAAAGTTTGCATTTGGATCCTGAATCATTAAAACTATTGGAGAACTATTATGATGATTTTATAATAGCAGGAGCAAACCTCTCTGCAGCTGATAAAGAGATTTTAAAGCGATACAATAGTGAGTTAGCTTCATTAGAGACTAATTTTAACCAGACTCTTTTAGAGGGAACATTAGCAGCAGCACCAACTATTAATGGAGAGAAGGTGGCTATTGTGAATACTACTCAGCAGCCTATGCTTAGTAATTTAGCTGATCGTAATGCTCGTAAACAACTTTTTGAAGCTGCTTGGTATCGTACTGAAGGAAGTGATTATAATACCAATGATATTCTTACACGTATAGCATTACTTCGTGCTAAGAAATCAGAACTTTTAGGGTTTAAGAACTATGCTGAATGGAGCTTACAACGTACTATGGTTAAGAATCCAACTGCTATTTATCAGTTTTTCAAAGATTTGGTGCCTGCTTCAGTAGAAAAGGCTAAGGCTGAAGCTAAAGAAATACAAGCACAAATAGCTAAAACAGGAGGTAGTTTTGTTTTAGAACCTTATGATTGGAATTTCTATGCTGAACAAGTACGTAAAGCTAAATATGATCTTGATGAGAATAAAATCAAGCCTTATTTTGAGTTGAAGACTGTCTTAGAAAAAGGAGTGTTTTATGCAGCTACCAAACTTTATGGTATTACTTTTAAAGAGCGTAATGATATACCTGTATATCATCCTGATGTGCTAGTATATGAGCTTTTTGAAGAAGATGGTAGTCCGCTAGGGCTTTTCTATGGTGACTTCTATGCTCGTGAAAGCAAACGAGGAGGGGCATGGATGAGTAATTTTGTGAATCAATCTAAACTACTGGGTACAAAACCAGTTATTTATAATGTATGTAATTATGTGAAAACAGCCCAAGGAAAGCCTACTTTCCTTACCTATGATGAGGTTACTACTCTTTTCCATGAGTTTGGTCATGCTCTGCACGGTTTCTTTGCTAATCAGCAGTATGCTAGTTTATCAGGTACAGCTGTAGCACGTGATTTTGTAGAGTTACCTTCACAGTTCAATGAATATTGGGCTCTATATCCTGATATATTAAAGAATTATGCTATACATTATGAAACTAAGCAGCTCATACCTCAAACTCTTATTGATAAAATAAAAAAAGCAAGTACCTTCAATGAGGGCTATGCTTTCACTGAGGTATTAGCAGCAGCTAATTTAGATCTTCAGTGGCATACTATCCCTTCTGATACACTTATAACCAATGTAAGTGATTTTGAAAAAACAGCCCTACAAAAGACAGGTTTATGGATGAAAGAGGTACCTCCACGTTATCGTTCTTCTTATTTTGTACATATTTTTGGAGGAGGCTATGGAGCAGGCTATTATTCTTACCAATGGACAGAAATGCTTTGCCACGATGCCTACCAATGGTTTGAAGAAAATGGTGGACTTACTCGTGCCAATGGGCAGCGTTTCCGAGAGCTTATCCTATCTAAAGGTAACACTATGGATTATGAGCAGATGTATCTTAATTTTAGAGGTAAAGCTCCTTCTATAGAATCTTTATTGAAAGCAAGAGGTTTAAAATACGAATAA